The proteins below are encoded in one region of Candidatus Thiodiazotropha sp. LNASS1:
- a CDS encoding thioredoxin family protein yields the protein MLSLQPQADNLKQLAHLFVLYLLSGSYVAADVGKLTPLEDIQQLSRASKQNRIPILLMVSQYHCGYCDRMKEEVLQPLQLDQAYRHRVLIRELSIDPGEMVTTLQGERQTADEFITQYNVSVTPTLLFLDAEGREAAQRIIGINTVDFLFLYIEAAIDQATAKILSAGD from the coding sequence ATGCTTTCGCTTCAACCTCAGGCCGACAACCTGAAACAACTTGCTCACCTTTTCGTTCTCTACCTACTGAGCGGCTCATACGTCGCCGCCGATGTGGGCAAACTGACCCCTCTCGAGGATATACAGCAGCTGAGCAGGGCGTCCAAACAAAACCGGATCCCCATCCTGCTAATGGTGTCTCAGTACCATTGCGGCTATTGCGACCGGATGAAAGAAGAGGTGCTGCAACCCCTGCAACTGGACCAAGCGTATCGGCATCGGGTACTGATACGAGAACTCTCCATCGATCCCGGTGAAATGGTCACCACCCTGCAGGGTGAGCGGCAGACAGCTGATGAGTTCATCACTCAATACAATGTCTCGGTAACACCCACACTGCTGTTTCTCGATGCCGAAGGCAGAGAGGCTGCTCAGCGTATTATAGGTATCAATACCGTGGACTTTTTGTTTCTCTACATCGAGGCTGCGATCGACCAGGCCACGGCTAAAATCCTCTCGGCAGGGGATTGA